In one Platichthys flesus chromosome 3, fPlaFle2.1, whole genome shotgun sequence genomic region, the following are encoded:
- the LOC133948742 gene encoding phosphatidylinositol transfer protein beta isoform-like isoform X1, translated as MTSAALRVAEQRQSCVERKKMTLIKEYRVVLPCSVEEYQVAQLFSVAEASKNETGGGEGIEVLKNEPYEKDGEKGQYTHKIYHLKSRVPGLIRYLAPESAMVFHEKAWNAYPYCRTIVTNEYMKDNFFIKIETWHKPDIGTQENVHGLDQATWDKVTVVPIDIADNLKVEAADYKPDEDPTKFKSVKTGRGPLGPNWKRELGSQTDCPKMCAYKLVTVKFKWWGLQNKAENIIHDQEKRIFTNFHRQVFCWIDKWVDLTMEDIRRMEAETQKELEDLRRRGEVRGTTAAE; from the exons ATGACGTCAGCAGCGCTGAGGGTAGCGGAGCAGCGGCAGTCGTGTGtcgagaggaagaagatgacTCTCATCAAGGAGTA CCGGGTGGTTTTACCCTGTAGTGTCGAGGAG TACCAAGTGGCGCAACTGTTTTCTGTGGCTGAGGCCAGTAAAAATGAGACGGGCGGTGGTGAGGGCATTGAGGTACTGAAGAACGAGCCCTAtgaaaaagatggagagaaaggacAGTATACACATAAAATCTACCACTTAAAGAG TCGGGTACCAGGGCTTATCAGGTACTTGGCTCCAGAGAGCGCCATGGTATTCCATGAAAAAGCTTGGAATGCCTACCCCTACTGCAGAACCA TTGTGACG AACGAGTATATGAAAGACAATTTCTTCATTAAAATCGAGACGTGGCACAAACCAGACATTGGAACTCAAGAAAAC gtGCACGGACTAGACCAGGCCACATGGGACAAGGTTACTGTCGTGCCAATTGACATCGCAGACAATCTAAAAGTGGAGGCTGCC GACTACAAGCCAGATGAGGATCCTACCAAGTTCAAGTCAGTTAAGACGGGCAGAGGACCTCTTGGGCCCAACTGGAAG AGAGAGTTGGGTAGTCAGACTGACTGCCCAAAGATGTGTGCCTACAAACTGGTCACAGTCAAGTTCAAGTGGTGGGGTCTGCAGAACAAAGCGGAGAACATAATCCATGAT CAAGAGAAGAGGATTTTCACTAACTTTCACCGCCAAGTCTTCTGCTGgattgataaatgggtggaccTGACTATGGAGGATATCCGGCGGATGGAGGCAGAGACCCAGAAGGAGTTGGAGGAT CTTCGCAGACGGGGTGAAGTTCGAGGAACCACTGCTGCAGAATAA
- the LOC133948742 gene encoding phosphatidylinositol transfer protein beta isoform-like isoform X2, whose product MTSAALRVAEQRQSCVERKKMTLIKEYRVVLPCSVEEYQVAQLFSVAEASKNETGGGEGIEVLKNEPYEKDGEKGQYTHKIYHLKSRVPGLIRYLAPESAMVFHEKAWNAYPYCRTIVTNEYMKDNFFIKIETWHKPDIGTQENVHGLDQATWDKVTVVPIDIADNLKVEAADYKPDEDPTKFKSVKTGRGPLGPNWKRELGSQTDCPKMCAYKLVTVKFKWWGLQNKAENIIHDQEKRIFTNFHRQVFCWIDKWVDLTMEDIRRMEAETQKELEDMRKKGSVRGTKPADG is encoded by the exons ATGACGTCAGCAGCGCTGAGGGTAGCGGAGCAGCGGCAGTCGTGTGtcgagaggaagaagatgacTCTCATCAAGGAGTA CCGGGTGGTTTTACCCTGTAGTGTCGAGGAG TACCAAGTGGCGCAACTGTTTTCTGTGGCTGAGGCCAGTAAAAATGAGACGGGCGGTGGTGAGGGCATTGAGGTACTGAAGAACGAGCCCTAtgaaaaagatggagagaaaggacAGTATACACATAAAATCTACCACTTAAAGAG TCGGGTACCAGGGCTTATCAGGTACTTGGCTCCAGAGAGCGCCATGGTATTCCATGAAAAAGCTTGGAATGCCTACCCCTACTGCAGAACCA TTGTGACG AACGAGTATATGAAAGACAATTTCTTCATTAAAATCGAGACGTGGCACAAACCAGACATTGGAACTCAAGAAAAC gtGCACGGACTAGACCAGGCCACATGGGACAAGGTTACTGTCGTGCCAATTGACATCGCAGACAATCTAAAAGTGGAGGCTGCC GACTACAAGCCAGATGAGGATCCTACCAAGTTCAAGTCAGTTAAGACGGGCAGAGGACCTCTTGGGCCCAACTGGAAG AGAGAGTTGGGTAGTCAGACTGACTGCCCAAAGATGTGTGCCTACAAACTGGTCACAGTCAAGTTCAAGTGGTGGGGTCTGCAGAACAAAGCGGAGAACATAATCCATGAT CAAGAGAAGAGGATTTTCACTAACTTTCACCGCCAAGTCTTCTGCTGgattgataaatgggtggaccTGACTATGGAGGATATCCGGCGGATGGAGGCAGAGACCCAGAAGGAGTTGGAGGAT ATGCGTAAGAAGGGCTCTGTGCGAGGTACAAAGCCTGCAGACGGGTAG